From one Candidatus Aegiribacteria sp. genomic stretch:
- a CDS encoding glycosyltransferase has translation MNPAYFWIVLGLSSVSWFIYPLFLCFSALFRRKTPWIEPVEWPSVSVLVAARNEERVIARRIENLLAQDYPGRLEILIGSDSSNDRTDEIVRTFASNKVILFRSPERIGKSLIIQELLKLSGNDIIVFTDSDTEFASDAVRELVLPYGNQRVGCVDGSRMNSLDGTTCESTYWKYEKTIKMLCSRLGAVLGATGAIFSLRRNLFMPVSPNRADDFELAVMTRVQGYSCVFNDRAIAVEPSPSDSSQYRRMVRIVSWMVISCLLLMGKALKKGKVLLFLQLLVHKMLRWFSGILILCSTILSGILAGPPVYTTVFLLMCSFHLLAAAGLLLKKRLPPRLLFPYYFWLMNIASIDGIFRTLAGNPVEMWE, from the coding sequence ATGAACCCTGCCTATTTCTGGATCGTTCTCGGTCTATCTTCAGTTTCTTGGTTCATCTATCCTCTTTTTCTGTGCTTTTCAGCTTTATTCAGAAGGAAGACCCCCTGGATTGAACCTGTGGAGTGGCCTTCAGTAAGTGTTCTGGTCGCAGCGAGAAACGAAGAAAGAGTCATTGCCCGCAGAATAGAAAACCTTCTTGCACAGGATTATCCCGGCAGGTTGGAAATACTGATCGGCTCTGACTCTTCCAATGACAGAACTGACGAAATCGTTCGGACATTCGCGAGCAACAAAGTCATCCTTTTCCGCAGTCCGGAGAGAATAGGTAAATCTCTGATAATACAGGAGCTGCTCAAGCTCTCAGGCAATGATATCATTGTCTTCACGGATTCGGATACCGAGTTCGCGTCCGATGCCGTGAGGGAACTTGTCCTGCCTTACGGTAATCAACGAGTAGGATGCGTTGACGGATCGAGAATGAACAGTCTGGACGGAACCACCTGCGAAAGCACTTACTGGAAATACGAGAAAACCATTAAGATGCTCTGTTCAAGACTCGGTGCCGTTCTGGGAGCAACAGGTGCTATTTTTTCACTTAGAAGAAATCTCTTCATGCCCGTATCTCCTAATCGAGCGGATGATTTCGAACTTGCGGTCATGACAAGAGTTCAGGGATATTCATGTGTATTCAATGATCGGGCTATCGCTGTGGAGCCTTCTCCTTCTGATTCCAGCCAGTACCGTAGAATGGTCAGGATAGTCAGCTGGATGGTGATAAGCTGTCTTCTACTGATGGGAAAAGCTCTGAAGAAGGGGAAAGTTCTTCTTTTTCTGCAGCTCCTTGTTCATAAAATGCTGAGATGGTTCTCCGGTATACTCATTCTCTGCTCAACCATTCTGTCGGGCATTCTGGCTGGTCCTCCCGTTTACACGACTGTCTTTCTTCTGATGTGTTCATTTCACCTTCTTGCGGCTGCCGGATTACTCCTGAAAAAGAGGTTACCGCCGAGACTTCTTTTCCCTTACTACTTCTGGCTTATGAACATTGCCTCGATTGATGGTATATTCAGAACCCTGGCAGGTAATCCAGTAGAGATGTGGGAATAG
- a CDS encoding radical SAM protein codes for MRTVVVNPPFLNGRFSRTSRSPAINKSGTLYWPFWLAHGVGALECAGHEVLFLDCPAEGISRDSLLLRATEYDPGLVVIDTSTPSIYSDLRIASMLKKALPSAAVLLVGTHVSALPEQSLRLAPSLDGVATGEYDATLVAAADQLQRNRDLSDVSGLVLSIDGQIRNTGPREMIADLDSLPFLADVYKKHLKPENYFFAAARYPSVMTITSRGCPYRCTFCVWPQVMHRGKYRVRSPLHVSEEFGLFGEYFPQIQEIVIEDDTFSINSSRVEEVSEALIRNKNRIPWTANVRADLSFDAMRKMKAAGCRLIIVGYESGSQEILNSVSKGITVEQNMEFAIRAHRARLLVHGCFMAGNPGENSVTLEDTFRMAVKLAPDTAQFFPVMAYPGTELYRTYKEHGYLRTGSFDRWVTSEGLHDCVVDLPNLPSCKLVEWCDNARRRFYLRPTYLAYKAWQSIRHPFTEGRRTFRSFVTFRKHLFRRKNSSKQMEKRV; via the coding sequence TTGAGAACAGTCGTTGTAAATCCACCTTTTTTGAATGGAAGGTTTTCACGAACATCCCGCTCTCCCGCAATTAACAAGAGCGGAACTCTCTATTGGCCCTTCTGGCTGGCTCATGGAGTTGGAGCGCTGGAGTGCGCCGGACATGAAGTGCTTTTCCTGGATTGCCCTGCGGAGGGTATTTCCAGGGATAGCCTTCTGCTGAGAGCTACAGAATATGATCCGGGACTGGTAGTAATTGACACTTCAACTCCTTCCATCTACAGCGACCTTCGAATTGCCTCAATGCTGAAGAAAGCTCTTCCCTCTGCCGCGGTGCTGCTGGTGGGTACTCATGTAAGCGCTCTTCCCGAACAAAGCCTCAGGCTGGCGCCTTCTCTCGACGGAGTGGCTACGGGAGAGTACGACGCGACTCTGGTTGCTGCGGCTGATCAGCTGCAGCGAAACAGAGATCTTTCTGATGTTTCAGGACTTGTTCTTTCAATCGATGGACAAATAAGAAATACCGGCCCCCGAGAAATGATAGCAGATCTGGATTCACTTCCCTTTCTCGCGGATGTCTATAAAAAGCATCTGAAGCCGGAGAATTACTTTTTCGCCGCTGCAAGGTATCCCAGTGTAATGACTATTACAAGCAGGGGCTGCCCATACAGATGCACCTTTTGTGTCTGGCCCCAGGTGATGCACCGCGGGAAGTACAGAGTCCGATCACCGCTCCATGTCTCAGAGGAGTTCGGTCTGTTCGGTGAGTATTTCCCTCAGATTCAGGAAATCGTTATAGAAGATGATACTTTTTCCATAAACAGTTCAAGGGTTGAGGAAGTTTCAGAAGCTCTCATCAGGAACAAAAACAGGATTCCCTGGACCGCCAATGTACGCGCAGATCTTTCTTTCGACGCTATGAGAAAGATGAAAGCCGCAGGATGCCGGCTTATTATCGTCGGTTATGAATCCGGTTCCCAGGAAATACTCAACAGTGTGTCGAAGGGAATTACAGTTGAACAGAATATGGAGTTCGCCATCAGGGCTCACAGGGCCAGGCTCCTTGTCCATGGATGCTTTATGGCAGGCAATCCCGGCGAGAATTCCGTTACTCTGGAGGATACTTTCAGGATGGCTGTCAAACTCGCGCCTGATACAGCTCAATTTTTTCCTGTGATGGCGTATCCAGGTACAGAGCTCTATCGCACGTATAAAGAACATGGATATCTGAGAACCGGAAGTTTTGACAGATGGGTCACTTCCGAAGGGCTGCACGACTGTGTAGTAGATCTCCCGAATCTGCCTTCCTGCAAACTGGTCGAGTGGTGTGATAATGCCAGGAGGCGTTTCTATCTTCGACCGACATATTTAGCATACAAGGCCTGGCAGAGTATCAGGCACCCTTTTACGGAAGGAAGACGTACTTTCAGATCATTTGTCACTTTCCGGAAACACCTCTTCAGAAGGAAAAATTCAAGTAAGCAAATGGAGAAAAGGGTATGA
- a CDS encoding biotin transporter BioY → MLLIAFGTFVIALCARLEIPAYPVPITGQTFGILLIAALLGSRRGVLCVMGYLSLGAIGLPVFAGCATGLTAFAGPTAGYIVGFAFAAFTVGSLCEKGWDRSVSTTILAMLAGSVAIYVPGVVWLSRFVGWDRVIDAGVIPFIIGDTAKIAAAAILFPSAWRFVNGRRREDY, encoded by the coding sequence ATGCTGCTCATTGCGTTCGGTACGTTTGTAATCGCCCTCTGCGCCCGATTGGAAATCCCGGCGTATCCGGTTCCCATCACAGGTCAGACATTCGGTATCCTTCTGATTGCGGCACTGCTCGGGAGCAGACGCGGTGTTCTTTGCGTGATGGGTTACCTTTCCCTCGGAGCCATTGGTCTGCCCGTCTTCGCGGGTTGTGCCACCGGTCTGACAGCTTTCGCCGGTCCTACAGCAGGATACATCGTCGGATTCGCCTTTGCCGCATTTACGGTAGGATCCCTTTGCGAGAAAGGCTGGGACAGATCGGTATCAACGACTATTCTCGCCATGCTTGCGGGATCTGTAGCCATTTACGTTCCTGGTGTTGTCTGGTTATCCCGCTTTGTTGGATGGGACAGGGTGATCGATGCCGGTGTCATTCCTTTCATTATCGGTGATACTGCCAAGATTGCCGCTGCCGCGATCCTTTTCCCTAGTGCATGGCGTTTCGTGAACGGCAGACGCAGAGAGGATTACTGA